The window TTTGAGTTATGAGTTATTAAGTCAAAACTCAAACTATTACCAATGAAGATCTATCGCTCGATAATTACTAAATACTGGGGTTTATGGTTGCAGTGGGTGTTAGTCACTTGTGGGGGTTTTTTTGTCAGTTTGCTGTTTGTTGAAGTCGGCGAAAGATCTGATATCGGCGTTTTGGAGGGGGCGGTAGGAGGAGGCGCGATCGCCTTAGCACAAGCTTTGGTTCTCAGGCGGCATCTGCCTTTGGCTCGCCTATGGATATTAGCCACTATAGTGAGTTGGGTAGTAATCGGGGGCAGTGGCATCGGTGCTATAGGCTGGGTTGCACCCACCACTAAGCTTTTTGCACTCAGGGTAAAGTTCGGGTTCTTTGATGGCGCAATGGTGGGTGCTTTGCTAGGGCTGATGCAATGGTTTGTTCTCAGACAGCAGCTTGCCAGAGCCAGCGTGTGGATCTTAACAAATGCAGCTAGTTGGGCGATAGGGCTGGCTACAGGCTGGGTTGCAGGTGGTATTTTGCGCGTAAGTGCGGGTATATTTTTGGGCGAGATAGTAGGTTTGGCGTTGACATGGGTTGTAGTCGCGGCAATTACAGGAGTTGCCTTGATTTGTTTACTGCGGTTTTCTGCCACAAAAAGTCTGCCTGGTTATTAAAAACCCTCGCGATCTAGGCACTGCGACTCGTCCATCTCTGCTGTAGTGCGACTCTTTTATTAAGTGTATTTAGCCTAAAGATACTGCTAAATTTTGCTTTTGCTCGGTGCGTAGGGTTGGTAGCGATCGCTATAGTAGTCAATGATGCGATTCACCCAAAAAAGCACCTTATATCGTTGGCAAAATGCCAGATTAGCGCTATCATTGACACCTTTAGTAGCACTTATAGCGCTCCTTGCGTCTAACACAGCGCTCAAACAGCTACAACCGCCATTTCTTTGGGACGGTAAAACGCCATACCGTTATTATCAAAGCCTTAGCTAAAATTGAACCCCAATAGGGCGGTTCCCACTAAGGTCGCCAAAATAGTTCTTAGCTTCATTTGTTATTTTGAATTTCTTTTTACTGCCAACTCCCGATCCCTGAACCTTGACCCCCCAAACCATGACAGCTGTGCCCTTTCCACGCCAGCCCTCTCACTCGGGTGACATTACCAGTGGTGGTGCTGCTAAACCTGAACCGACACCCGTTTTTGCCCTCAAAGAACTGGTGGCGCGTTTGCATCGAGAACAAAATAAAATTCAAGACTTACTAAGCTCTTTAGGTTTTGCTCTACGCAGTTTCAACAACTTAAATCAATTTTTAGAGCTAATTCCCCTTATGGTATCTCGCGTCACCGATGCCGATGGCGGCGCACTCATACTGTTCAAGCCGAACGGTCAGGTGCGGCTTGAAAGGCTACACTGCCAAGAGGGTTTGGTGTTTCAGGATATTCGTAAAGCGCTAGAGATGGCTACTCGTCAAGTTAGTACATCCTCGACAACGGGGACGGACGCGCTCGATCGCGTCTCTACAACTACATCGCCATCGCTTGACGAGCGGGTAAGCGAGTACCTGGGGCGAGATATTCATCTGTTTGGCACGCCCATTCTGGTTAAAAATAGCGAGCGGGGGCGCCTTTATGTGTTCAGCCGCGATCCGCAATACACTTGGACAGATACCCGACAGAAGTTAGTCCGCTTAGTGGCAGATCAAACAGCAGTCGCGATCGCCAACGATGAACTAACGGTCGAACTCCGCGCCAAAGAACGCCTCGACCAAGAATTAGAAATCGCCGCTGACATCCAACGTCGTCTGCTACCCCCCCAATGCCCCGAAATCAAAGGTGTCGAAATGGCGGCGCGCTGCCAAACAGCTAGCCGAGTCGGAGGCGATTACTACGATTTCATCCCTGCTAACTACGATCAACTGCGCCCCAAAAAGATACTCGACAACGAATCAGCGGCTTGGAGTGTTGTTATTGGCGATGTCATGGGCAAAGGCGTCCCAGCAGGCTTGATTATGACCATGACGCGGGGAATGCTACGAGCCGAAGTGCTAAACGGTCACTCACCCGCCCGAATTTTGCAACACTTAAATCGGGTGATGTACGCGGATTTGGAGAATTCCAATCGATTTGTCACTCTTTTTTATTCAGAGTATGACCCGCAAAGTCGTATCCTTTCTTATAGCAATGCTGCCCACAATCCACCTTTGTTGTGGCAAGCATCAACCCGTGCCATCCAGCGTCTTGATACCTTTGGGATGCTAATTGGCTTGGATGCTGACTCACGCTATGAGGATGCCAGCGTGCAGCTGGCAACTGGAGACACGCTCCTTTATTACACTGACGGCTTTACCGATGGCGCTAACCAAAATGGCGATCGCTTTGATGAAGAAAACCTGAGCCGCTGTTTTCAGTGGGCTTGCCAGCATGGCACAAGTCCGCAGGCCATTCTCGAATATCTGTTCGACCAGGTTCAGCAGTTTATTGGCCCAGGCAATCGCAACGCCGATGATATGACTCTGGTCGTTATGCAGGTAAAATCTTTTGATTGATAAACACCAGTTTGATGTGAGGAGAAAATGGTAGTGGATAATAGCATATTTCATGTAATAACTGATTTGTTGCCCTCAGCGCATGCATCCAATAGCTTCCATTTAGCGGTTTGGCATCCATCGCTCAATTGGCCGCTTTTGGCTCAAGAAATTAAAGATCCAAAGGTTTTGGATCAGATGCAAAATGCCTTTAATAACTTCATTAAGTCAGGCCAAGTTTGGGCGCTGATGATTGGCCTATTTTTTGGCTACCTGATTCGAGGGATAACGCGCTAGTGAGTTTTGAGCGGAGCCGGAGTTGCTCCGCTTCCGGTTTTGTCGTGAAGCGATGACTCGCATCTGAGTTTTGAAACAAAGTTAAATACTCAACCAACACAACCAACTGCTGTGAAAGAACAAAAAACATGGAGCCAGCGGTTTGAATCGGCGTTGCATCCCGCGATCGCACGCTTTAATGCCAGTATTAGTTTTGATATTGAGCTGATTGAATACGATATCACCGGATCTATCGCTCATGCCAAAATGCTTGCCAAAACTGGCATCATTTCACCCGAAGAAGGCGAGCAACTTGTTGCTGGCTTGGAGCAAATTCGCGGTGAATATAGGCGAGGTGAATTCACTCCTGGTATAGATGCTGAAGATGTCCATTTCGCAGTAGAAAAACGGCTGACAGAATTAGTCGGTGATGCAGGCAAAAAGCTGCACACGGCGCGCTCGCGCAACGACCAAGTTGGTACCGATACCCGCCTCTACCTACGCGACCAAATTCAACAAATTCGCCATCAGCTCCGGGAATTTCAGGGCGTTTTGGTCGATATCGCCGAACAGAACGTGGAAACCCTGATTCCCGGCTACACGCACCTGCAACGCGCCCAACCCGTGAGTCTAGCTCACCACCTCTTAGCCTATTTTCAAATGTCTCAACGCGATTGGGAACGCTTGGGCGAAATCTACCAGCGCGTCAATATCTCGCCGTTGGGGAGTGGCGCTCTAGCTGGCACGACTTTCCCTATCGATCGGCATTACACGGCAGAACTATTGAATTTTGGCGGAGTTTATGCTAATAGCCTCGATGGAGTGAGCGATCGCGACTTTGCTATAGAATTCCTCTGTGCCGCCAGCCTGATTATGGTTCACCTTAGCCGCCTCGCAGAGGAAGTCATCCTCTGGTCTAGCCAAGAATTCGGCTTCGTCACCCTCAAAGATAGCTGCGCCACGGGATCGAGTATCATGCCTCAAAAGAAAAACCCCGACGTGCCAGAACTGGTGCGAGGCAAAACCGGGCGCGTCTTTGGACATCTCCAAGGAATGCTGGTGCTGATGAAGGGGTTGCCCTTGGCTTATAACAAAGACTTGCAAGACGACAAAGAAGCTTTGTTTGACAGCGTGAAGACAGTAAAAGCTTGTCTGGAGGCGATGACCATCCTCCTGCAAGAAGGTCTGGAATTTCGGATAGATCGCCTAAGAGAAGCCGTAGAGTCCGATTTTTCTAACGCGACCGATGTCGCTGACTATTTGGCTGCGCGCGGCGTGCCGTTCCGGGAAGCTTATAACTTAGTAGGTAAAGTTGTTAAAACCAGCTTGGCCGCCGGGAAACTGCTCAAAGAGCTTAGTTTGGAGGAGTGGAAGCAATTGCACCCAGCCTTTGAGGAAGATATTTATCAAGCGATCGCCCCCCGACAAGTTGTAGCTGCCCGCAATAGCTACGGCGGTACGGGTTTCGACCAGGTTAGACAACAATTACTTGCCGCCCAATCTCAACTTAGCGGGTAAAACAAAAATTGGCCTGCGCTTCGTCTTTACAGGCGATCGCGCTATTGACAATAAATTAGCCATAAATGACGAATGCTGAATTACAAACAATGAATTCAGCATCCATCATTTATAATTCAGCAATTCGTGTTTTACGCCGCGTTCAAAGCCTGGTTATGGTCGGGGTCCAAAACTCTTGCCACCACCACCACCGCCACCGCCACCGCCACCATAAGAAGCAGCTCCTTCATCTGACTGTGCTGCTCCCTCATCTTCCTCATTTCTCGGTGGTCTTCCAGACCGCCGGAACTTAGAAAACCTACCCGTAGTTAAGCGTTTGCGAAACTTGCGAGCATAGGCTTGGTTACGCTGCGCCTTTTCTTTCTTGGGGTTACGGCGCTTCGCCATGTTCACCTCATTAAATAAACAACAAAAACTGTACTTGCGGAGCCTGATTTAGCAATATTTTTGCTTTTGCGCTGGAAATGCTGTTGCTGCTTTCTTAGAAGTCTGTGTCTGACTAATAAATAACAACAAACACCCAACAGCAAACAACTACTTAGAACCTGCCGCGATCGCGCGGCCCTCCCCCTCGCGTGTTAGTGCTTTCTTTGGGTCGAGCTTTGCTGACGCGGAGCGATCGCCCCATCCATTCTGCACCGTCGAGTGCAGTTATGGCTGCATCTTCATGCGTCCCTTCCTGCATTTCCACGAAGGCAAAACCCCGCGCTTTACTGGTTTCCCGATCTATGGGTATCACCACACTTTTGACCGAACCATGTTCTTCAAAAACTTGCTTCAAGTCATCTTGGGAAACCTCGTAAGACAGGTTGCCAATGTAAATAGTCATCCAAAAACATCCATCTGAGCAGTTGATTCAGATAAAAGTCCAGTGAGAGGGTCTTGAAAAACTAGGTCTTCTAAAGACTTCTCGAACGTGCGATCGCTAAGCGAATTCAGACAAGGCTCCCACCACCAAACTGGTTCTGGCGTTGGCAGCCTCTACCCTTAGGCTTGTGCAACAGATGCTACACCTTACCAGTATAAGGCCAGCAGGCTGCTACCTGACGTTACCGAACTTGCATCCGTACCGTCTATGATAGAGCATTGCGGGTCTTTAACCCTAATTCGCTTCTGGAAAACACTGCAAATGACGCTCAACATCGGTGATATTGCGCCTCCTTTCAGCCTACCTGATGCCCAAGGAAACATCCATAGTCTTGAGGAATTGCAAGGGTGTCGTGTCGTGCTGTATTTTTATCCGCGCGATAATACTCCCGGCTGCACGAAGGAAGCTTGCGCCTTTCGAGATGCTTATGCCGACTACCAAGCAAATAATATTGTAGTTTTCGGCATTAGTACAGATGACCCTAAAGCTCATAACAAATTTACCACCAAGTATCAGTTGCCCTTTACCCTGCTATGCGATGTAGATGCCAAAGTCTCTACAGCTTATGGTAGTTACGGGCTAAAAAAATTTATGGGCAAAGAATTTATGGGCGTTTACCGCTACACCTTCGTAATTGCCCCAGATGGTAGGATTGAGAAAATTTACACGAAAGTAAAACCAGAATCCCACGCGACGGAAATTCTGGCAGATCTGAGCGATCGCGATTCCAGCAAGCAAGTCTCCTAATTCCAACTCCCACTAAGCACTAATAACTCACCAAATGCTTCGCTCATGGCAATTTGTAAAAACTGTAATAGGGATTATATTCCGCCATCCCGTTACAGGCGCGACCATCATCCCCATTCTCCCTGATGGTCAGATTGTTTTCATTCGCCGCCGCGATACGGGTGAATGGGGCTTACCTGGGGGTATGGTCAATTGGGGTGACGATATTCCCACAACAGTGCGGCGGGAATTGGCTGAAGAAACTGGACTGGAAGTAGTGAACATTCGCCGCTTAGTAGGAGTTTACTCTTCCTTCGAGCGCGACCCCAGAATACATTCTATTTCCGTCTTAGTCGAAGCCGACGTGCAGGGGTCGTTTCAGATTCAGGATACCCTTGAGATCTCTGATGTCAAAGCGTTTTCTAGGGAAGAGCTGCCCTTGGGCAAACTCTGCCACGACCACGACCGACAGTTACAGGACTACTTGAACGGCGTGACAACACTTGCGTAGGCTTGGACGTTATCAATACTTAAAAAATCGTAAAATTAGCGATACGCGCGATCGCCAGTCTCTTATTGCATGGGCTATGAGCGCGATCGCTCGGGGGCAAAACATTATCAGGTGGGAAAGTTGGAAACTTTGCGGGTGGGAATGTTGAGAGGTTGGAAACTTGAACAGTTGGGTAGGGGTTCTCCTTTTAACCTCACCTACCTTTACTGGCTTAGATCGGGCGGTTGTACCGCAACTCTAGCGCCTGCGGGGTAGGGAAAGCCTCCCTTCTACAAACCTTTAAACAAATAAACCTTCAATCCTCTCAACAGCTAGCTGCAAGCATGCTTTTGAAAAAGGCTTGGACTGCTGGTGTAAACAACTGTGAAACCGGATGGATCTACTCCTACGCAATTCTCGAATTAAACTATCTCAAGGGCAAGTTTTCTGGCGTGAAATCGGTTCTGGGCCGATTCTCGTTTTTTTGCATGGGTTCTTTACCGATAGCAGCCAATGGCTACCTGTTATAGAGCAATTAAATCGGGAACACCATTGCTTCGCGCCGGATTTGCTGGGGTTTGGTGAATCGGAACGCCCCAATATGCACTACTCGATCCAGTTAGAAGTGGAATGTCTGGCTGAGTTCTTGGAGGCGTTGAAGCTGCGCGAAGTATATTTAATCGGTCACTCGCTGGGTGGCTGGATTGCTGCTAGCTATGCGCTGAAATATCTAGAGCAGGTTCGCGGTATCGTACTGGTGGCACCGACAGGAGTGCAAGCGGAAAAAATTAGAGGAAACAAGAGGTGGAATCGATGGTTGCTGGGGCGTCCGCCAATATTATCTTGGTTGTTGCGTAGTCTCCGCTTCCCGGCACAATTACTGGGTTTCTCCAAGAAAATCTCGGCGGCGCTAGAAATGCGACAACAGCTATTACAGTCTCCCACCGCCTGCCAGTTGTTATTCCAACGCCGCCCATCGGAAATTCAAGCTGAGTTATTAGAGGAACGACTGGAATGGCTGAAAGTGCCAGTTTTGGTTTTGCAAGGGGGACAGGATACTCACGCAGCGATCGCCGAAAGTAAAGCTTATGCTGCATTGTCTCCCAGAGCCGCCCTGCAAATCATAAACTTGGGTGGAAACGACTTACCCCAACAACTCCCCGATGTTGTGGCTGGGCATATTCGCGACTTTGTGAGTGGTGTTGACTTCTAAGTTACAAAGTCAAGACGCGATGAATCGCGTCTCTACAAAACAATTTTCCGCATTCCCCAGAAAATTAGATGGCGATCGCCAATTACCCCAGCAGCTATATCGGGATACTGGGATTGTAGATAATTTAGGAGAATAGCGCGATCGCCCCCTGTCAGTACAACCCGACTTTCTGGAAACGAGTGCCACCAAGCCTCGATAAAATCCCGCATACCTGACAAAACCGTGTAGACAACACCACTTTCAATTGCCTCTGGCGTACTTTTAGCCCATCGTGTTGGTAATTGGCTGGGTAATTCAACTTGCGGCAGGGCAGCAGTCCTTTTACCCAGAGACTCTAGCTGCAACTTTAATCCTGGTAAAATCGCCCCACCCACCAGACAACGATTTTCATCAACACCTGTGAAAGTTAGCGCAGTCCCAGCATCAATTACCAAACACGGATAACCGTAAGTTTCCCCAGCACCCAAAACAGCCAAAGCCCGGTCTATTCCCAGCGTCGGATATAACTTTCTTAGCGGGATTTGTTCTAAAGTAATGACGCGCACATCTGGATAGTCTTGCCAAAGGGCGGTCTGAGTCGGAACAACAGAAGCCAGATAAAGAGGCACAGACTGTTCATCTTGTAGAGATGGCGTCTCGCGTCTGCGTTCTACAAACTCAGTATCCCAAGCTTCTTGAAGGGTTTCTCCGATAAACCGCGCCCAATGCAGCCGCGAGTTGCCAATCATCAACCCCAGCCAAATCTTATCTATACTCATAGTTCATGGTTCATAGTTCATGGTTCATGCTCCCAGGCGGGGCATGAAATTTAACCAAAAACTCCAGGTTCGAGCTATCTAGACTCCTGACTCCGGACTCCGGACTCCTTAACACTGACTTTTAAAACTTTTAACTCACTCATAGGTTATTAATAAACCGTTACAAGTCTTATCATGTAAGAATAAAAGTAGAAAAAATACCTATGGGTTGCCAAGAAGGAGACCAGTTATGGTAGCGCTCACCGAAAGAACCCAACAAAAGCGTTTGACAATACAGACCGGAGAGATTGCCCCAGATACGATCGCCATTCGTTCGTTGGACTGGGATCGCGATCGCTTCGATATAGAATTTGGACTGCAAAACGGCACTACATACAATTCCTTCCTAATCCGGGGCGAACAGACTGCCTTAGTTGACACCTCCCATGCCAAGTTTAGCCAGCTGTATTTAGACACCCTAAAAGGTCTGATCGACCCGACTGAAATAGATTATCTGATTATCAGCCATACCGAGCCAGACCACAGCGGCTTGGTCAAAGATGTCCTTGAACTGGCTCCTAATTTAACTGTTGTAGGAAACAAAGTAGCAATCCAGTTCCTCGAAGGTTTTGTGCATCAGCCATTTAAGAAAAAAATTGTCAAAAATGGCGACAAACTCGATTTAGGCAACGGTCACGAATTGGAATTTGTCATCGCGCCTAATTTACACTGGCCCGATACAAGTTTTACCTTCGACCACAAAACCCAAACCCTGTACACCTGCGATGCTTTTGGGATGCACTATTGCTCTGATAGCACCTTTGATGAAGATTTAGGCGCTATTGAGGCAGATTACAGATTTTACTACGAGTGCCTGATGGCTCCCAATGCCCGTTCCGTCCTGTCTGCCCTCAAGCGGATGGGCGAACTGCCAGAAGTTGCCACCATTGCGACGGGACACGGCCCCTTGCTGCATCATAACGTTACGGAATTGGTGGGACGTTATCGCCAGTGGAGCAGTGAAAAAGCAAAGGCAGAAACGACCGTAGCTGTATTTTACGTTTCCGATTACGGGTACAGCGATCGCCTGTCGCAAACCATCGCCAAAGGCATCACAAAAACAAATGTTGCCGTTGAAATGATGGATCTCAAATCAGCAGATCCCCAAGAAGTTCAAGAACTCGTCAGCCGTTCTGCTGGAATTGTTATCAGCACTCCCCCAGCAGCTAATCCAGCGGCTCAAGCTGCTGTGAGTATCGTATTAGCAGCTGCCAAGGACAAGCAAACTGTCGGCATTTTTGAGGCTTACGGGGGGGATGATGAACCCGTCGATCCGATGGTTAGCAAATTTAGAGACTTGGGTTTGGCGGTAGCATTCCCAGCAATTCGGATTAAAGACACGCCTACAGAAGCAACTTACCAGTTGTGCGAAGAAGCGGGGACAGACTTAGGACAATGGCTAACCCGCGATCGCACTATCAAGCAGATCAAGTCCCTCGATGCGGAACTTGAAAAAGCATTGGGGCGGATCAGCGGTGGACTGTATATTATCACTGCTCACAAAGGCGACGTTAACGGTGCGATGTTGGCATCTTGGGTGGCTCAAGCCAGCTTCCAACCTTTGGGCTTTACAATCGCTGTAGCCAAAGACCGTGCTATTGAGTCTTTGATGCAAGTAGGCGATCGCTTCGTCCTCAACGTGCTAGAAGAAGGCAATTACCAAAGCTTAATGAAACACTTCCTCAAGCGTTTCGCCCCCGGTGCGGATCGTTTTGCAGGAGTAAAAACCCAGCCAGCTGAAAATGGTTCGCTGATTTTGACGGATTCCCTCGCCTACCTAGAGTGCCAAGTAGCCAGCCGTATGGAATGTAGCGATCACTGGATTGTCTACAGCACCGTCGATACTGGTCGCGTTTCTAAGCCGGAGTCTCTCACAGCAGTTCACCACAGAAAAGTCGGCAATTATTATTAGAAACCGCAGATATAGCAGTCCTCCAAAGATTTGTGAAAGATTTTTTTAATGAACCGCGAAGACGCACCAGCGGAGCGAAGCGCGTCAGCGCGTTAGAGCGCGAAGGAAAGAGCGGAAGAGAGATTTCACAACTGATTTAGGATTGCTATAAACGCAGATGAACGCCGATAAGCTCTGATTCATCTGCGTAGTTCGTCGCTACCGTTTCTCCTCACTTTTAAATACTCATCCATGACAGCCTTAAAACCTCGTGACGTTCAGGTTCTACCGATTGGTGTAGATACAACGGTGCTGCGATCGCGCACTTGGGACAGACTCAAATTTGAAATAGAATATGCCCTTGCTAAGGGGACAACTGCCAATTCTTATTTAATTCAAGCTGAAAAAACTGCTTTAATCGACCCGCCCGGAGAATCATTTACTGAAAGTTTTCTGGCAGAATTACGGCATCGCTACGACGTAAAAAACCTCGATTATATAATTTTGGGGCACGTCAATCCTAACCGGGGAGCGACGATCAAACAACTGCTAGAGTTAGTCCCAAATCCTACATTTATTGTCTCCAATCCGGGAGCGATCGCTCTGCGTTCTGCTTTCCCAGAGCGCGAATTAAACATTGTCGTCGTCCGGGGAGAAGAAACTCTAGATTTAGGTAAAGGTCATTGTCTGCAATTTATCGCCACTCCCACTCCCCGATGGCCAGACAGACTTTGTACCTACGATCCGCAGACTCAAATCTTATATACAGATAAGCTATTTGGAGCGCACGTCTGCGGAGATCAAGTTTTTGATGAAGGGTGGCAAACCTTCGTTGAAGATCGCCGCTACTACTACGATTGTCTCATGGCTCCCGCTGCCCGTCAGGTGGACGCAGCGCTTG of the Microcoleus sp. FACHB-831 genome contains:
- a CDS encoding PP2C family protein-serine/threonine phosphatase gives rise to the protein MTAVPFPRQPSHSGDITSGGAAKPEPTPVFALKELVARLHREQNKIQDLLSSLGFALRSFNNLNQFLELIPLMVSRVTDADGGALILFKPNGQVRLERLHCQEGLVFQDIRKALEMATRQVSTSSTTGTDALDRVSTTTSPSLDERVSEYLGRDIHLFGTPILVKNSERGRLYVFSRDPQYTWTDTRQKLVRLVADQTAVAIANDELTVELRAKERLDQELEIAADIQRRLLPPQCPEIKGVEMAARCQTASRVGGDYYDFIPANYDQLRPKKILDNESAAWSVVIGDVMGKGVPAGLIMTMTRGMLRAEVLNGHSPARILQHLNRVMYADLENSNRFVTLFYSEYDPQSRILSYSNAAHNPPLLWQASTRAIQRLDTFGMLIGLDADSRYEDASVQLATGDTLLYYTDGFTDGANQNGDRFDEENLSRCFQWACQHGTSPQAILEYLFDQVQQFIGPGNRNADDMTLVVMQVKSFD
- the argH gene encoding argininosuccinate lyase, with amino-acid sequence MKEQKTWSQRFESALHPAIARFNASISFDIELIEYDITGSIAHAKMLAKTGIISPEEGEQLVAGLEQIRGEYRRGEFTPGIDAEDVHFAVEKRLTELVGDAGKKLHTARSRNDQVGTDTRLYLRDQIQQIRHQLREFQGVLVDIAEQNVETLIPGYTHLQRAQPVSLAHHLLAYFQMSQRDWERLGEIYQRVNISPLGSGALAGTTFPIDRHYTAELLNFGGVYANSLDGVSDRDFAIEFLCAASLIMVHLSRLAEEVILWSSQEFGFVTLKDSCATGSSIMPQKKNPDVPELVRGKTGRVFGHLQGMLVLMKGLPLAYNKDLQDDKEALFDSVKTVKACLEAMTILLQEGLEFRIDRLREAVESDFSNATDVADYLAARGVPFREAYNLVGKVVKTSLAAGKLLKELSLEEWKQLHPAFEEDIYQAIAPRQVVAARNSYGGTGFDQVRQQLLAAQSQLSG
- a CDS encoding RNA-binding protein, whose protein sequence is MTIYIGNLSYEVSQDDLKQVFEEHGSVKSVVIPIDRETSKARGFAFVEMQEGTHEDAAITALDGAEWMGRSLRVSKARPKESTNTRGGGPRDRGRF
- the bcp gene encoding thioredoxin-dependent thiol peroxidase is translated as MTLNIGDIAPPFSLPDAQGNIHSLEELQGCRVVLYFYPRDNTPGCTKEACAFRDAYADYQANNIVVFGISTDDPKAHNKFTTKYQLPFTLLCDVDAKVSTAYGSYGLKKFMGKEFMGVYRYTFVIAPDGRIEKIYTKVKPESHATEILADLSDRDSSKQVS
- a CDS encoding NUDIX hydrolase; this translates as MLRSWQFVKTVIGIIFRHPVTGATIIPILPDGQIVFIRRRDTGEWGLPGGMVNWGDDIPTTVRRELAEETGLEVVNIRRLVGVYSSFERDPRIHSISVLVEADVQGSFQIQDTLEISDVKAFSREELPLGKLCHDHDRQLQDYLNGVTTLA
- a CDS encoding alpha/beta fold hydrolase, which encodes MDLLLRNSRIKLSQGQVFWREIGSGPILVFLHGFFTDSSQWLPVIEQLNREHHCFAPDLLGFGESERPNMHYSIQLEVECLAEFLEALKLREVYLIGHSLGGWIAASYALKYLEQVRGIVLVAPTGVQAEKIRGNKRWNRWLLGRPPILSWLLRSLRFPAQLLGFSKKISAALEMRQQLLQSPTACQLLFQRRPSEIQAELLEERLEWLKVPVLVLQGGQDTHAAIAESKAYAALSPRAALQIINLGGNDLPQQLPDVVAGHIRDFVSGVDF
- a CDS encoding pantothenate kinase is translated as MSIDKIWLGLMIGNSRLHWARFIGETLQEAWDTEFVERRRETPSLQDEQSVPLYLASVVPTQTALWQDYPDVRVITLEQIPLRKLYPTLGIDRALAVLGAGETYGYPCLVIDAGTALTFTGVDENRCLVGGAILPGLKLQLESLGKRTAALPQVELPSQLPTRWAKSTPEAIESGVVYTVLSGMRDFIEAWWHSFPESRVVLTGGDRAILLNYLQSQYPDIAAGVIGDRHLIFWGMRKIVL
- a CDS encoding diflavin flavoprotein, whose translation is MVALTERTQQKRLTIQTGEIAPDTIAIRSLDWDRDRFDIEFGLQNGTTYNSFLIRGEQTALVDTSHAKFSQLYLDTLKGLIDPTEIDYLIISHTEPDHSGLVKDVLELAPNLTVVGNKVAIQFLEGFVHQPFKKKIVKNGDKLDLGNGHELEFVIAPNLHWPDTSFTFDHKTQTLYTCDAFGMHYCSDSTFDEDLGAIEADYRFYYECLMAPNARSVLSALKRMGELPEVATIATGHGPLLHHNVTELVGRYRQWSSEKAKAETTVAVFYVSDYGYSDRLSQTIAKGITKTNVAVEMMDLKSADPQEVQELVSRSAGIVISTPPAANPAAQAAVSIVLAAAKDKQTVGIFEAYGGDDEPVDPMVSKFRDLGLAVAFPAIRIKDTPTEATYQLCEEAGTDLGQWLTRDRTIKQIKSLDAELEKALGRISGGLYIITAHKGDVNGAMLASWVAQASFQPLGFTIAVAKDRAIESLMQVGDRFVLNVLEEGNYQSLMKHFLKRFAPGADRFAGVKTQPAENGSLILTDSLAYLECQVASRMECSDHWIVYSTVDTGRVSKPESLTAVHHRKVGNYY